One window of the Deinococcus metalli genome contains the following:
- a CDS encoding NAD(P)(+) transhydrogenase (Re/Si-specific) subunit beta, protein MQTFIDLTYVVVAALFILGLKAMSSPATARRGIVWAGVGMVLATIVTFLTPGLGNIGLMLLAIVLGGGAAWYLGRVVKMTDMPQMVAVYNGMGGGAAAAIAALEFARGEVHGALPLTLAVLGSLIGSVAFSGSVVAFLKLQGVMKRAWRLPAQNTVNAALAAVVVLLGLLTVATGGTPAVLVLFYVLALLLGVVLTSPIGGADMPVVISLLNAFTGLAVGFEGYVLGIPALIIAGIVVGASGTLLTQLMARAMNRPISNIIFTPMTGEAQGGGSGVAGTMRELSALDAAAMMRYAQRVVVVPGYGMAVAGAQHKVQEMAKLLEGAGVDVRFAIHPVAGRMPGHMNVLLAEAGVPYDKIFDLEEINADFPLTDVALVIGANDVVNPVARHDKASPIYGMPILDADRAAQVIVVKRGKGAGYSGIENELFYRENTSMLYGSAQQAIADVVTNLKGMG, encoded by the coding sequence ATGCAGACCTTCATCGACCTGACGTACGTCGTGGTGGCGGCGCTGTTCATCCTCGGCCTGAAAGCCATGTCGTCGCCGGCCACCGCGCGGCGCGGCATCGTGTGGGCGGGCGTGGGCATGGTCCTGGCAACCATCGTGACCTTCCTGACACCGGGCCTGGGGAACATCGGCCTGATGCTGCTGGCGATCGTGCTGGGCGGCGGCGCCGCGTGGTACCTGGGCCGCGTCGTGAAGATGACCGACATGCCGCAGATGGTCGCGGTGTACAACGGCATGGGCGGCGGCGCGGCGGCGGCGATTGCGGCGCTGGAGTTCGCGCGGGGCGAGGTGCACGGCGCCCTGCCGCTCACGCTGGCAGTGCTGGGCTCGCTGATCGGCTCCGTGGCGTTCAGCGGCTCGGTGGTCGCGTTCCTGAAATTGCAGGGCGTGATGAAACGCGCGTGGCGCCTGCCCGCCCAGAACACCGTGAACGCCGCGCTGGCCGCCGTGGTCGTCCTGCTGGGTCTGCTGACGGTGGCGACCGGGGGCACGCCGGCCGTGCTGGTGCTGTTCTACGTGCTGGCGCTGCTGCTGGGCGTGGTGCTCACGTCGCCCATCGGCGGGGCGGACATGCCGGTCGTGATCTCGCTGCTGAACGCCTTCACGGGCCTCGCGGTGGGCTTCGAGGGCTACGTGCTGGGCATCCCGGCCCTGATCATCGCGGGGATCGTGGTGGGCGCGTCCGGCACGCTGCTCACGCAGCTGATGGCGCGGGCCATGAACCGGCCGATCTCGAACATCATCTTCACGCCGATGACCGGCGAGGCGCAGGGCGGCGGGAGCGGCGTGGCCGGCACCATGCGCGAACTGAGCGCGCTGGACGCCGCCGCGATGATGCGCTACGCGCAGCGGGTGGTCGTGGTGCCGGGCTACGGCATGGCGGTCGCGGGCGCGCAGCACAAGGTGCAGGAGATGGCCAAGCTGCTGGAAGGCGCCGGGGTGGACGTCCGCTTCGCCATCCACCCGGTCGCGGGGCGCATGCCCGGCCACATGAACGTGCTGCTGGCCGAGGCAGGTGTGCCCTACGACAAGATCTTCGACCTGGAGGAGATCAACGCGGATTTCCCGCTGACGGACGTGGCGCTGGTGATCGGCGCGAACGACGTGGTGAATCCGGTCGCGCGGCACGACAAGGCCAGTCCGATCTACGGCATGCCGATCCTGGACGCCGACCGCGCCGCCCAGGTGATCGTGGTCAAGCGCGGCAAGGGCGCCGGCTACAGCGGCATCGAGAACGAGCTGTTCTACCGCGAGAACACCTCCATGCTGTACGGCAGCGCGCAGCAGGCCATCGCGGACGTGGTCACGAACCTCAAGGGCATGGGCTGA
- a CDS encoding NAD(P) transhydrogenase subunit alpha has protein sequence MDLFYLYIFMLAAFTGYEVIARVPVILHTPLMSGSNFVHGVVLVGAMVALGHAASPLEQAIGFFAVLLGAANAAGGYVVTERMLAMFRSDRRGAPAMPGAERVK, from the coding sequence ATGGACCTGTTCTATCTGTACATCTTCATGCTGGCCGCCTTCACCGGCTACGAGGTGATCGCGCGCGTGCCCGTGATCCTGCACACGCCCCTGATGTCCGGCTCGAACTTCGTGCACGGCGTGGTGCTGGTCGGCGCGATGGTCGCGCTGGGCCATGCGGCCTCGCCGCTGGAGCAGGCCATCGGCTTCTTCGCCGTGCTGCTCGGCGCCGCGAACGCCGCGGGCGGCTACGTGGTCACCGAGCGGATGCTGGCCATGTTCCGCAGCGACCGGCGGGGAGCGCCCGCGATGCCCGGCGCGGAGCGCGTGAAGTAG
- a CDS encoding NAD(P) transhydrogenase subunit alpha yields MAAVVGVMVSDDPAERRVPLVPDVARKLAGLGVQLVMQRGAAARAPYPEDDYPDVTWVDSAAEVAARADLLWVLGPPPDEVLATLRPGTVLVGLLQPYASAERIRTLQERQVTAFAMELLPRISRAQSMDVLSSQGAASGYQGALIAASLAPKFFPMLTYAAGTIRPARALVVGAGVAGLQAIATARRLGAIVEAYDVRPETREQIESLGAKFVDTGIMAAGTGGYARELTEGETAAQAAKLARAVAGSDVIVTTAAIPGRRAPVIVTAAMLAGMKPGSVVVDLAAETGGNVEGTVADQEVVIGGVRVAGPTHLPSRMPVHTSEMYAKNLLNFVAPFVRDGELSLDWQDEVLAGTALTHAGAVVNDRVRQALALA; encoded by the coding sequence ATGGCAGCAGTGGTGGGAGTGATGGTGAGCGACGATCCGGCCGAACGCCGGGTGCCCCTCGTGCCGGACGTGGCCCGCAAACTCGCGGGGCTCGGCGTGCAGCTCGTGATGCAGCGCGGCGCGGCGGCCCGCGCGCCGTACCCGGAGGACGACTACCCGGACGTGACGTGGGTGGACTCGGCCGCCGAGGTGGCCGCGCGGGCTGACCTGCTGTGGGTGCTGGGGCCGCCGCCGGACGAGGTGCTGGCCACGCTGAGGCCCGGCACGGTGCTGGTCGGCCTGCTCCAGCCGTATGCAAGTGCGGAGCGCATCCGGACGTTGCAGGAGCGGCAGGTCACGGCGTTCGCGATGGAACTCCTGCCGCGCATCTCGCGGGCGCAGTCGATGGACGTGCTGTCCTCTCAGGGCGCCGCCAGCGGTTACCAGGGCGCGCTGATCGCGGCCAGCCTGGCACCGAAGTTCTTCCCGATGCTGACGTACGCGGCGGGTACCATCCGGCCCGCGCGGGCGCTGGTGGTGGGGGCGGGCGTGGCGGGCCTCCAGGCGATTGCGACCGCCCGGCGGCTGGGCGCCATCGTCGAGGCCTACGACGTGCGGCCCGAGACGCGCGAGCAGATTGAGTCGCTGGGCGCGAAGTTCGTGGACACCGGCATCATGGCGGCGGGCACCGGCGGCTACGCGCGCGAACTGACCGAGGGCGAGACGGCCGCGCAGGCCGCAAAACTCGCGCGGGCCGTGGCGGGCAGCGACGTGATCGTCACGACCGCCGCCATTCCCGGGCGACGCGCGCCGGTGATCGTCACGGCGGCCATGCTCGCGGGCATGAAGCCGGGTTCCGTGGTCGTGGACCTCGCGGCCGAGACGGGCGGGAACGTCGAGGGCACCGTGGCCGACCAGGAGGTCGTGATCGGCGGCGTGCGCGTGGCGGGGCCGACCCACCTGCCGTCGCGGATGCCGGTGCACACCTCGGAGATGTACGCGAAGAACCTGCTGAACTTCGTGGCTCCGTTCGTGAGGGACGGCGAACTCAGCCTCGACTGGCAGGACGAGGTGCTCGCTGGCACCGCCCTGACGCACGCGGGGGCCGTTGTGAACGACCGTGTCCGACAGGCCCTCGCCCTCGCCTGA
- the truB gene encoding tRNA pseudouridine(55) synthase TruB produces MPVIAVDKPLNLTSHDVVDRVRRARRTRRVGHTGTLDPLATGVLVLAVDASTKLVQFMEADSKDYLAWVALGASTVTLDAEGPVDMTAPVPELDTDMVRAALSALTGPQQQVPPQYSAIQVGGQRAYAVARAGGALDLPARSVVIHDLDLLGVFPSVQAAPKVFSPTPDGWAPDATGRTFTLPAALGEHPTLLIRARVGSGTYLRSLARDLGAALGVPAHLAGLVRTRVGRHGLDTAVPLDAVADATGLGDLDALEYPRTEVDALTAQQLRQGKRPAHPALGRHVVTHGGALVAVVDADGHTLKVVRAWAE; encoded by the coding sequence ATGCCGGTCATCGCCGTGGACAAACCCCTGAACCTGACCTCGCACGACGTGGTCGACCGGGTGCGGCGCGCCCGCCGGACGCGCCGGGTGGGCCACACCGGCACCCTCGACCCGCTGGCGACCGGGGTGCTGGTACTCGCGGTGGACGCCAGCACCAAACTCGTGCAGTTCATGGAGGCCGACAGCAAGGATTACCTCGCGTGGGTGGCCCTGGGCGCGTCCACCGTCACGCTGGACGCCGAGGGGCCGGTGGACATGACCGCGCCCGTTCCCGAGCTGGACACGGACATGGTCCGCGCTGCCCTGTCGGCCCTGACCGGCCCGCAGCAGCAGGTACCGCCGCAGTACTCCGCGATCCAGGTCGGCGGGCAGCGGGCCTACGCGGTCGCGCGGGCGGGCGGAGCACTCGACCTGCCGGCGCGCTCCGTGGTGATCCACGACCTGGACCTGCTCGGCGTCTTTCCCAGCGTGCAGGCCGCACCGAAGGTTTTCTCCCCCACCCCGGACGGCTGGGCGCCGGACGCGACCGGCCGGACGTTCACGCTGCCGGCGGCGCTGGGCGAGCACCCCACGCTGCTGATCCGCGCGCGGGTGGGCAGCGGCACGTACCTGCGCTCGCTGGCCCGCGACCTGGGCGCGGCGCTGGGCGTGCCCGCGCACCTCGCGGGCCTGGTGCGCACGCGGGTGGGCCGGCACGGTCTGGACACTGCCGTGCCGCTGGACGCCGTGGCCGACGCCACGGGCCTGGGCGATCTGGACGCGCTGGAGTACCCCCGGACCGAGGTGGACGCCCTGACGGCGCAGCAGCTGCGACAGGGCAAGCGGCCCGCGCATCCGGCGCTGGGCCGGCACGTGGTCACGCACGGCGGCGCGCTGGTGGCCGTGGTGGACGCCGACGGCCACACCCTGAAGGTGGTGCGCGCGTGGGCGGAGTGA
- a CDS encoding pseudouridine synthase, with the protein MSERLHKRLARAGVASRRAAEAMITAGRVTVNGEVATLGQSVTEADDVRVDGQLIETQRAPARTFVLYKPVGYVTTASDEYGRRTVLDAMPAIPGLHPVGRLDRDSEGLLILTTDGDLTLTLTHPRYGHEKAYRAWTGGDHDPTADELDALVDGITLADGPARAISASPASGGAFIVLGEGRKRQVRRMLAAIGHPVTRLMRYRTGGLWLGDLDVGEYRELGPDDLADLMRPTGAGSPNWDRNWDLMRRRWG; encoded by the coding sequence GTGAGTGAGCGGCTGCACAAGCGCCTCGCGCGGGCGGGCGTCGCGTCCCGCCGCGCGGCCGAGGCGATGATCACGGCCGGCCGCGTGACCGTGAACGGCGAGGTCGCCACCCTGGGCCAGAGCGTGACCGAGGCCGACGACGTGCGGGTCGACGGCCAGCTCATCGAGACGCAGCGTGCCCCGGCCCGCACGTTCGTGCTGTACAAGCCGGTCGGGTACGTGACCACCGCCAGCGACGAGTACGGCCGGCGCACCGTGCTGGACGCCATGCCGGCCATTCCAGGCCTGCACCCGGTGGGCCGGCTCGACCGGGACTCCGAGGGGCTGCTGATCCTCACCACCGACGGCGACCTCACCCTGACGCTCACGCACCCGCGCTACGGCCATGAGAAGGCCTACCGCGCGTGGACCGGCGGCGACCACGACCCGACCGCTGACGAGCTGGACGCGCTGGTGGACGGCATCACGCTCGCGGACGGGCCGGCCCGCGCGATCAGCGCGTCCCCCGCGAGCGGCGGCGCGTTCATCGTGCTGGGCGAGGGGCGCAAGCGGCAGGTGCGCCGCATGCTCGCCGCCATCGGGCACCCGGTCACGCGGCTGATGCGCTACCGCACCGGCGGCCTGTGGCTGGGCGACCTGGACGTGGGCGAGTACCGCGAACTCGGCCCGGACGACCTGGCCGACCTGATGCGGCCGACCGGTGCGGGCTCGCCCAACTGGGATCGCAACTGGGACCTGATGCGGCGGCGCTGGGGCTAG
- a CDS encoding DUF423 domain-containing protein — translation MTPATRSFPTAQAGAVLAAIGIALGAFGAHALKARLGTDLLADYETGVRYQMYAALALLALGSSGRPQRAGLWLTLGAVIFSGSLYVLALSGVRWLGAVTPIGGALLIAGFVIAALDARRA, via the coding sequence ATGACCCCTGCCACGCGTTCCTTTCCCACCGCCCAGGCCGGCGCGGTCCTCGCCGCTATCGGCATCGCCCTGGGGGCCTTCGGCGCGCACGCCCTGAAAGCCCGCCTGGGCACCGACCTGCTCGCGGACTACGAGACCGGCGTGCGCTACCAGATGTACGCCGCGCTGGCGCTGCTCGCGCTGGGCAGCAGCGGCCGCCCGCAGCGCGCCGGGCTGTGGCTCACGCTGGGCGCCGTGATCTTCAGCGGCAGCCTGTACGTCCTGGCGCTGAGCGGCGTGCGCTGGCTGGGCGCGGTCACGCCCATCGGCGGGGCGCTGCTGATCGCGGGCTTCGTGATCGCGGCGCTGGACGCCCGGCGGGCGTGA
- the mraZ gene encoding division/cell wall cluster transcriptional repressor MraZ, whose translation MPFGEFPYTIDDKGRVVMPPPFREFVEDGMILTRGMEGCLYVFPLASWRRVEEQLEGLPLTDAESRSFVRFFYSGANKARLDNQSRVSIPQTLRAFAQLDGDVIVAGAPGRLELWSPARWEAAISAVQDNPPKPDLLSNFVA comes from the coding sequence TTGCCGTTCGGAGAGTTCCCGTACACCATCGACGACAAGGGGCGTGTGGTCATGCCGCCGCCCTTCCGGGAGTTCGTCGAGGACGGGATGATTCTCACGCGCGGCATGGAAGGGTGCCTGTACGTCTTCCCGCTCGCCAGCTGGCGCCGGGTCGAGGAGCAGCTCGAGGGCCTGCCCCTCACGGACGCGGAGTCGCGTTCCTTCGTGCGCTTCTTCTACTCCGGTGCGAACAAGGCCCGGCTGGACAACCAGAGCCGGGTGTCCATCCCGCAGACGTTGCGCGCCTTCGCCCAGCTCGACGGCGACGTGATCGTGGCGGGCGCTCCGGGCCGGCTGGAACTGTGGAGTCCGGCCCGCTGGGAAGCCGCCATCAGCGCCGTGCAGGACAACCCGCCCAAACCCGACCTCCTGAGCAACTTCGTGGCGTGA
- the rsmH gene encoding 16S rRNA (cytosine(1402)-N(4))-methyltransferase RsmH: protein MTDSMTDFPLTHTPVLAAEVLDALAPAPGKVYVDGTLGGAGHTGLLLDAGAAVYGIDQDPYALERARAADRPGLTVLEGNYRDMPQLLAGAGVTAVDGVLLDIGVSSFQLDDTQRGFSYHSDAPLDMRMSQSGESAADVVNTYPEEEIAAILYEYGEERHSRRLARGIVYARERAPIETTVQLADIIKRSYPGHSKGIHPARRSFQALRIHVNDELGALRDGLAGAEALLRPGGRVAVISFHSLEDRIVKRFLQASGSLRPLTKRPVVATEAEQADNPRARSAKLRAAEKRAAGEDA, encoded by the coding sequence ATGACCGATTCCATGACCGATTTCCCCCTGACCCATACGCCGGTGCTGGCTGCCGAGGTGCTCGACGCGCTCGCCCCCGCGCCCGGCAAGGTATACGTGGACGGCACGCTGGGCGGCGCCGGACACACCGGGCTGCTGCTGGACGCCGGCGCGGCCGTGTACGGCATCGACCAGGATCCCTACGCGCTCGAGCGCGCCCGCGCGGCTGACCGGCCCGGCCTGACCGTGCTGGAGGGCAACTACCGCGACATGCCGCAGCTGCTCGCCGGGGCCGGCGTGACTGCGGTGGACGGCGTGCTGCTCGATATCGGCGTCAGTTCCTTCCAGCTCGACGACACGCAGCGCGGCTTCTCGTACCACTCGGACGCGCCGCTGGACATGCGCATGAGCCAGTCCGGCGAGAGCGCCGCCGACGTGGTGAACACCTACCCCGAGGAGGAGATCGCCGCGATCCTGTACGAGTACGGCGAGGAGCGCCACTCGCGCCGCCTCGCGCGCGGCATCGTGTATGCCCGCGAGCGCGCGCCCATCGAGACGACCGTGCAGCTCGCAGACATCATCAAGCGCTCGTACCCTGGGCATTCCAAGGGTATCCACCCGGCGCGGCGCTCGTTCCAGGCGCTGCGCATCCACGTGAACGACGAACTCGGCGCGCTGCGGGACGGCCTGGCCGGTGCCGAGGCGCTGCTACGGCCTGGCGGTCGCGTGGCGGTCATCTCGTTCCACTCGCTCGAAGACCGCATCGTGAAGCGCTTCCTGCAGGCCAGCGGGTCGCTGCGGCCGCTGACCAAGCGCCCGGTCGTGGCGACCGAGGCCGAGCAGGCCGACAACCCGCGCGCCCGCAGCGCCAAACTCCGCGCCGCCGAGAAACGGGCCGCCGGGGAGGACGCGTGA
- a CDS encoding peptidoglycan D,D-transpeptidase FtsI family protein produces the protein MEVKIRRRSVLMQVIATVLFLSLVVAYAQLEWGTPQGVKAVPVQARGSIFSADGKVLARSVSSGRVYPQGPLAGQVLGMMGATEGLEGLEYAFNHELAAGQDVNLTLDSGIQTAAEAALARAVPEHQAEYGSVVVMETQTGKVLAAASYPPFDPNRWRDYPASARRNRPFLDVFEPGSTIKGLVVAAALNEGLTTPETTYSTPMRRHVGGRWGSVINDAVAHPPTLTTQGILRYSSNVGMSHMVEPFAPERMRGYLTKYGFGTYVDMPVVPTAKGTLQPLRRWDELVRATNAFGQGMSSTVLQLASAYNALANDGMYVSPRLVAGMPAGTRHEVLRPETARRTRAMLQKVIEEGIPGMAGIKGYEIAGKTGTAQVVVDGRYSATVYDSVFAGFFPASAPRVTVTVMVHGAKVHYHGAQLAAPIFKDISTEVLSRWGAIPTVKPAPPKTP, from the coding sequence GTGGAAGTGAAGATCAGACGACGTTCCGTGCTCATGCAGGTCATCGCGACCGTGCTGTTCCTCAGCCTGGTGGTGGCCTACGCGCAGCTCGAGTGGGGCACGCCGCAGGGCGTGAAGGCGGTGCCGGTGCAGGCGCGCGGCAGCATCTTCAGCGCGGATGGCAAGGTCCTGGCCCGCAGCGTGAGCAGCGGCCGCGTGTACCCGCAGGGTCCGCTGGCCGGGCAGGTGCTCGGCATGATGGGCGCCACCGAGGGCCTCGAGGGCCTGGAGTACGCCTTCAACCACGAACTCGCGGCCGGGCAGGACGTCAACCTGACGCTGGACAGCGGCATTCAGACGGCAGCCGAGGCGGCGCTTGCGCGGGCCGTTCCGGAACACCAGGCGGAATACGGCTCGGTCGTGGTGATGGAGACGCAGACCGGGAAGGTGCTCGCCGCCGCGAGCTACCCGCCGTTCGATCCCAACCGGTGGCGCGATTACCCGGCCAGCGCGCGCCGCAACCGGCCGTTCCTGGACGTCTTCGAGCCGGGTTCGACCATCAAGGGACTGGTCGTGGCAGCGGCGCTGAACGAGGGCCTGACCACGCCCGAGACGACGTACAGCACGCCCATGCGCCGGCACGTGGGGGGCCGCTGGGGCAGCGTGATCAACGACGCGGTGGCGCACCCGCCCACCCTGACCACCCAGGGCATCCTGCGGTACAGCAGCAACGTGGGCATGAGCCACATGGTCGAGCCCTTTGCGCCGGAGCGCATGCGCGGTTACCTCACAAAGTACGGCTTCGGCACGTACGTGGACATGCCGGTCGTACCGACCGCGAAGGGCACGTTGCAGCCCCTGCGGCGCTGGGACGAACTCGTGCGCGCCACCAACGCCTTCGGGCAGGGCATGAGTTCCACCGTGCTGCAACTCGCCTCCGCGTACAACGCCCTGGCGAACGACGGCATGTACGTCTCGCCCCGGCTGGTGGCCGGCATGCCCGCGGGCACCCGGCACGAGGTGCTGCGGCCCGAGACCGCGCGCAGGACGCGGGCCATGCTGCAGAAGGTCATCGAGGAGGGCATCCCGGGCATGGCCGGAATCAAGGGCTATGAGATCGCGGGCAAGACCGGCACGGCGCAGGTCGTGGTGGACGGCCGCTACTCCGCGACCGTGTACGACAGCGTGTTCGCGGGCTTCTTCCCGGCGTCTGCTCCGCGCGTGACCGTGACGGTGATGGTTCACGGTGCCAAGGTGCACTACCACGGCGCGCAACTGGCCGCGCCTATCTTCAAGGACATCTCGACCGAGGTCCTGTCGCGCTGGGGCGCGATCCCCACGGTCAAGCCCGCGCCGCCGAAGACGCCGTAA
- a CDS encoding 3D domain-containing protein, with the protein MAHAVFRWLASIALSLSGLVAAATPALPDSSLAVTAVQDALATAPSAASQTAGDAAQLRAETVARAQNADTVAYTAVRGKVAIVRATAYNSVPGQTDSTPFITATGTRTRPGVVALSRDLLRTFPYGTKIMIEDLSGRYSAQLKGRVFIVEDTMAARKTGSLDIWMSTRGDAMRFGARQVRITAVR; encoded by the coding sequence ATGGCCCATGCCGTCTTTCGCTGGCTCGCCAGCATCGCGTTGAGCCTGAGTGGCCTCGTCGCCGCTGCCACGCCCGCCCTGCCCGATTCGTCCCTTGCTGTCACCGCCGTCCAGGACGCCCTGGCCACCGCGCCGTCCGCCGCGTCCCAGACCGCTGGCGACGCCGCCCAGTTGCGTGCCGAGACCGTGGCCCGTGCCCAGAACGCCGACACCGTCGCCTACACCGCGGTGCGTGGCAAGGTCGCCATCGTCCGCGCCACCGCGTACAACAGCGTGCCCGGTCAGACCGACTCCACGCCGTTCATCACCGCGACCGGCACCCGCACGCGCCCCGGCGTGGTCGCCCTCAGCCGCGACCTGCTCCGCACGTTCCCGTACGGCACCAAGATCATGATCGAGGACCTCAGCGGCCGCTACAGCGCGCAGCTCAAGGGCCGCGTGTTCATCGTCGAGGACACCATGGCGGCCCGGAAGACGGGCAGCCTGGACATCTGGATGTCCACGCGCGGCGACGCGATGCGCTTCGGCGCCCGGCAGGTACGCATCACCGCCGTTCGCTGA